From the genome of Sporichthyaceae bacterium:
TGCTGCGGGGCATCCCGCGCCGGCCGCAATACCCGAGGACAATTCGCGCTTGTCAGGGTAGCCTGGCAGGCGTGGGCGGCCGTCGCGGACCGTGGGAGAACGCCCGGCAGGCGTGGGAACGCCTGCACGGGTGGGTTTCCGCTGCGCACGCGGACGGCGGGGTGCCCGCGTTGGAGGCGCTGGACGACATCGGTGAGGTGCGTCGGGTGCTGGACCAGGCGGAGTTGGAGGCGGTGCGCACCGCCCGCCGACACGGCCGCTCCTGGGCGGAGATCGCGACCCGGCTGGGGGTTACCCGGCAGTCCGCCTGGGAGCGCTGGCGGGACCTCGACGAACCGGCCGCCGCCGCGTCGGTGGTCGAGGCGCTACCGCTGACGGTGGTGGTCGACGAGGTACTCGGGCGGGCGGCCGGCGAGGCCCGGCGCCGCGCCACCGTGCGGGTGCCGAACGTGGTTGGCCTGCAATACGACGACGCCCGCGACGTGTTGCGGGACATGGCCCTGGTGGCCATCGTTCCCGATCCCGATGCCCCGCCGATTTTCGGCGGCACGGTCACCGACCAGAGCCCGGAGGCGGGCGCCAAGGTGCCCGCCGGTTCCGCGGTCACCCTGTGGGTGGAACGCGGCGGCGGCTCCGGCGTCCGCGAACCCCGTCGCCCCGGCCCGGACCCGCGGCGTGCCGTCGAGCACGCCCCGGAGCCGGTGCCCGGCGACCGCGCGGTGGGCTGACGCGACGACTTCCCCCGAAAGCGCAGAACCGCGCGTCGCAAAACGGATTTCGGCGCGCGCTTCTGCGCTTTCGGGGTGGGTTCGGCGATCAGCGGGCCTCGGCGGAGGCCATGGGGTCGTAGCCGGGTGACTTGAACATCGTGTGCAGCTGTCGCCGCCGCACGCCCATGTTGCCGCCGTCATACAGCGGGAAGCACAACGCGTCCTGCATCAGCCCGGACAACGGCGACAGGTCGGAGTAGCTGTTCACGCCCACCAGCCGCATCGCGTCGTAGACCACCTGCACCGCCAGCTCGGAGCAGTAGACCTTGGTCATGATGGCCAGCTCGTCGCTGCGCCGTTCGGTGAGGTCGAGCTGGTGGCAGGCCTTCCAGGTCAGGTACCGCGCGGCCTCGATGCGCATCTTCAGGTCGGCCAGCATGTAGCCGGCGTTCTGATGCTCGATGACCGGCACGTTGCCCGATCGCTTGTCGGTCTTCGCGAACTCGAAGGCCTCGTCGAACGCGGCGCGCATCACGCCGACACAAGCCGACCCGATCATCGCCGCGGTCCACGAGAACGAGCGGCGGCAGATCGCCTCGCCGTCGCCGGGCTTGCCGAGGATGTTGCCCGCGGGCACCCGCACATCGTGAAAGTGCACCCGCGGGGAGGCAACGGCGCGGTGCCCGGCCGTGTCCAGGTAGCCGACGACCTCGACGCCCGGCGTCGCGCCCGGCACCACGATCACCGCCAGCGATTGCGCCGGCGGCTTGGTCAGGTCAGTGCGGCAGACCACGGTGAACAGGTGCGCCCCGTTGCCGTCCCACCCGCTGCCGTTGGTGGTGAAGTGCTTTTGACCGTTGATCACCCACTCATCGCCGTCCAGCCGCGCGGAGGTCTGCACGCCGGCGGCCGGGTCCGGGCAATCGAAGTTGGCCCCCCCGGCGACCTCGGTGAACGCGAAGGATGCCAACCGGTTCTCCGGCTCGGCCAGAATCTCGGAGACGAACTGGCGTTTCTGCTCCTCCGTGCCGAAGCCCAGGATCGGCTCCATGCCCAGGCCGGTGGCCAGCAGCGTGGTCGGCACGTTGATGTCGACCCGGGTCAGCTCCTCCGCGGCGATCGCGAAGTCCAGCGCGGACAGCCCACCGCCGCCGTATGCCTGCGGGAACAGCGCATGCACGAACCCGCCCTTGGCCATCTGCGCGTAGATGGGTTGGGTGGCGAAGAACCGGTCCTCCGGCCGCGGCAGCGGGTCGATGAGCGCGCGAACCTCGGAGAGCACCGCGGCGGCGAAGCCGCGCGCGTCGCCCTGCAGTGCCTGCTGCTCGGGGGTGAGGGTGAAGTCGATCGCCATCGGAAGTCCCTCCTCGGGGTCGGACTGCTCGCTTCCCGCCGACTATGCCCCGGGTGCGGCGACGACACACCCGCGTAGGGTCCCGGTCCGAGCGCTGCGACCCGCTCTGCTGGGTAGGCAGCACGGACTGCCGCCCGTGGGGAGGTCTCGACGTGACCGCACGCGAGGGCCCGAAGCCCGTCCTCGTGCTCATGGGCGTCTCCGGCGCCGGGAAATCCAGCGTGGCGGCGCTACTGGCGGGGCGGCTGGGCTGGCCTTTCGCCGAGGGCGACGACATGCACCCGCAGGCCAACATCGACAAGATGGCCGCCGGTCATTCGCTCGACGACGATGACCGATGGCCGTGGCTGGAGCGGGTCGCGACCTGGATCCAGGACCGGGTGGCCGACGGTGCCGGCGGCATCGTCACCTGCTCCGCGCTGAAGCGTCGCTACCGCGATGTGCTGCGCGGGCCGGGGGTGCTGTTCGTGTACCTGACCAGCTCCAAGGAGCAGATCGCCGAACGGCTGCTGGCCCGGCACGGACACTTCATGCCCGCCGCGCTGCTCGACTCCCAGTTCGCCGACCTCGAACCACCCGGTCCGAACGAGCACGTGCTGACCGTCGAGGTCACCGGCAGCGCGCAGGAGACCGCAGCGAAGGTGCTGGCAGGCCTCGACGAGGGACCACGCACATGATCATCACGGCGGCGGCGCTGCCCGCCGCGGTGCCCACCGGCGCCCCGTGGAACTCTCACGACACCCGCCTGGTCGCGGTCACCCTCGGCGGCATCGCGCTGATCGTGGCGTTCATCGTGGTGCTGAAACTGCACCCGTTCCTCGCGCTGCTTGTCGGGTCGATGGCCGTCGCCTTCGCCGCGGGAGTGCCCACCGACAAGGTGATCTCCAACTTCGAGTCCGGCGTCGGCTCGACCCTGCAGGAAGTGGGCCTGCTGATCGCGCTGGGCGCGGCGCTCGGGCGCTTGCTCGCCGATTCCGGCGGCTCGGATCAGGTGATCGAGACTTTGCTTTCCCGCACCCGGCACGCGCTGTTGCCCTGGGCGATGATGCTGGTCGCGGTGATCATCGGGCTGCCGATGTTCTTCGAGATCGGCCTGGTGCTGCTGTTGCCGGTGATCGTGCTGATCGCGCACCGCTCGGACTACCCCCTGATGCGCATCGCCATCCCGGCGCTCGCGGGTCTGTCCGCGCTGCACGGCCTGATCCCGCCGCACCCCGGGCCGTTGATCGCCATCTCCTCGGTGCACGCGCAGTTGGGCACGACATTGGCGTTGGGCATCCTGGTGGCCATCCCCACCGTGGCGCTCTGCGGACCGCTGCTGGGCTGGGTGCTGGCCCGCTGGGTTCCGGTGACGGCGGCCAACGCACCCTCGGCCCCCCGTGACAACGGGCCGGTGCCCGACCGACGTCCGAGCTTCGCCGTGGCGGTGGGCACCATCGTCTTCCCGGTGGTGCTGATGCTGGGCAAGGCCGGGGCAGACATCACGTGGGACACCGGCCACCCACCGCAGGCCCGCCGCATCCTCGACTTCATCGGCGAACCGTTGGTAGCGCTGACCCTCGGCGTGCTGTTGGCGATGATCACCTTCGGGCACGCGGTCGGATTCACCGGCTCGGAGATCTCCTCGAAGCTCACCGCGGCGGTCGGCCCGGTGGCCGCGGTCATCCTCATCGTGGGCGCCGGTGGCGGCTTCAAGCAGACACTGATCGGCGCGGGCGTGGGCAACTCGGTGGCGAAGTTCGCCAACGGGGCACACCTGTCCGTGTTGGTGCTCGGTTACCTGATTGCGGTGCTGATCCGGTTGGCCACCGGCTCCGCCACCGTCGCCACGGTGACCTCCGCCGGTGTGGTCGCGCCGCTGGCGGGCGATCTGACGTCGACTCACGCCGCTTTGCTGGCGCTGGCCATCGGCGCCGGCTCGGTGTTCCTCTCCCACGTCAATGACGCCGGCTTCTGGTTGGTCAAAGAACTGTTCGGGCTGACCGTCGGCCAGACATTCAAGACCTGGTCAGTCATGGAAACGGCGCTGTCCTTGGTCGCCTTCGGCCTGGTGATGGCCCTCTCCGTGGTGATTTAGCCGTGGCCAAGGCTGACGTCATCTGCCTCGACCACGCCACGCCCGGTTTGGGTGGTCGGGGCGACTGACAGGCGGTCGCCTCAGCCGGTGATGGCGTCCAGCATGGCGGGGGAGCCCTGCACGGCGGTGCGCTGCATGTAGTGCAGGACGCCGCGGATCCCCCCGAGTTCCTCGCCGCCGCCGGCACGGCCGGGGCCGCCGTGCACCAGGGTCGGCATCGGGGTGCCGTGGCCGGTGTTGTCCGGGGCGGCGACCGCGTCGAGCACCAGTACGCGACCGTGCCACGGGGCAACGCCACGCACGACCTCGCGCGCCACAGCCGAGTCGGCGGTTACCAGCGAGCCGACCAGCGAACCCTTGCCACGCGCGGCGAGCGCCACGGCCTCGTCCACCGAGGAATAGCTGAGCACCGTGCTCACCGGGCCGAACGGCTCCACGTCGTGCGGTTCGACGGCGCTCGCGCGGGCGCGTAGCAGCACCGGGGAGAGGAACGCGCCGCGCTCGGCATCGGCGTCGACGACATCCACCCGGTCCGGCGAGCCGAACACGATCTCCGCGGAGGAGCGCAGCGCCTCCACCGCTTTGCGCACCTCGGCCCGCTGCCCGAGGCTGGCCAGCGCACCCATCCGCACCGAGGAATTCGCCGGGTTGCCCACGGTGATACCGGCAAGCTTCGCGGAAATCGCCTCGATCACCGGATCGGCCATGGCCTCGGGCACCAGCACGCGACGGATCGCCGTGCACTTCTGCCCCGCCTTGACGGTCATCTCGGTGACCACGCCCTTGACGAACAGGTCGAACTCGGCCTGATCCACCGTCACATCAGGTCCCAGGATGGAACAATTCAGCGAATCGGCCTCGACCTGCAACGCAACGCCGCGGTTCAATACCGCCGGGTGCGAGCGCAGCACCCCCGCGGTGTGCGCGGAACCGGTGAACGCCACCGAGTCCTGCTCGCCCAGCACGTCGAGCAACCCCGACGCAGAACCGCACAACAACTGCAGCGATCCCTCGGGCAGAATTTCCGAGGAGACGATGCGTCGCACCACGGCCTCGGTCAGGTACGCAGTCTGACTGGCCGGCTTCACAATCGACGGCAACCCCGCCAGGAACGCCGGCGCCATCTTCTCCAGCATCCCCCAGACCGGGAAGTTGAACGCGTTGATCTGCACCGCGACACCCGGCCGCGAGCTCCAGATGTGCCGGCCCGCGAACACGCCGTTCTTGCCCAGCGGCTCGTCGGCCCCGTCGACCAAGATGGTGTCGTCCGGCAGTTCCTTGGCACCCTTGCTCGCGTAGACGAACGTCGTACCGAAGCCGCCGTCGATGTCCACCATCGAGTCGCGCTTGGTCGCACCGGTGCGCGCGGACAGCGCGTAGAGCGAGTCGGAGTCCCCGGACAGGAATGCCGCCAATTGCTTGAGCAGCGCAGCGCGCTGCGGAAACGTCAGCGCCCGGATCGCCGGCCCGCCGACGTTGCGCGCGTGCGCGGCCATCGCCGCGAGATCCAACCCGGTCGCGGAGATCCGTGCGACCTCCGCACCGGTCGCGGCGTCCAGCAACGGGTCCCCCGCATCGGACGCGCGGAACCAGGCACCGTTCGCGTAGCTCTCCAGCAGGTCGGACATGAGGGCGCCGCCCTTTCGTCTACATACGACAACTAGCCGTCGCTACTTCATATTACTGAAGTACTTCGAGGTTACCGCCGGAAGTCCGAGCGCGTTCCCACCGTAACGCCGGCCACCGGGAGGCAGCCCCTGCCGGCGTTGGGCGCCGCATCCGCTCGCGGCGATGCGAACACCGCGCCTGGCATCGGTTCTGAGCACCCTCTCCCGCGCCGGGCGTGATCGCACCGGCGCGGGGAGTGGCTAACTGTCCTGCATCGACTCGCGAAGTTGCCCGAGGACCCGGGCGAGCATCCGGGACACGTGCATTTGGGAGTACCCCAGTTGTTGGCCGATCTCGGCCTGGGTCATCTCGTGGAAGAACCTCAACTCGATCAGCGTGCGGTCCCGCTCGGACAGCTGGGCCAGCGCCGGGGCCACGGATCGGCAGTCCAGGAACAGGTCGATCGTCGGATCGGGCGAGCCGATCGTGTCGGCCAATGTCCACGCGTCGTGGTCATCGGCACCCGTGGGCGTGTCCAGCGAATACAAGGTGAAGTGGTCATCGACGGTCATCGCCTCGAGCACGATTTCCTCGTCCACGGCGAGCTCGGCGGCCAACTCGGCCACCGTCGGAGCCCGGCCCAGCTGGTGGGTGAGTTTCTCCGTCGCGCCGGCCAGCACGGCCTTGGTGGTCTGCACCCGCCGCGGCAGTCGGATCCAGCGCCGCTTGTCGCGGAAGTACCGCCGGATCTCGCCCTGCACCGTGGGGCGGGCGAAGGAGACGAAGTCGCTGCCGCGCTCGGGGTCGAAACGCTGGATGGCGAGCACCAGGCCGAGGAAACCGACCTGTTCGAGCTCTTCCCGATCCACCGCCGGGTTGACATAGCGCCCGGCGATCCACTTCACCAGCCCGGTGTAGCGCGCGACGATGGCTTCCTGCAGGCGCTCTCGCTGCACGCCGGTGGCGTGGGCGAAGTCGCGGAACAAATCCAGGTCTTCGACAGCCTCGGATTGCGGGGGGGTTACTACCGACATCGCCCGGAACCTTTCGCTGGGGTCCCGGGCTGTTTCAGGACCCGTCGGGTAAATACCCCTTCGCCGTCGGCTCAACCACGGCTCGGTCGGGTAGGGAAAAGGACAGACGCACACCGATCGGAGACCCGCCATGCGCTTGCCCGAGTGGCTGCACCGCCGCACCCGCCGACAGGACCGTAACCTCGACGATCACCCGACGGTGGCCACCCACCCCGCCGAGGCACTGCCCGCCAAGGGCAGCCCGGCACCCGAGCCCGGCCCCGCCACCCGTGGCCTGAGTTGGCCGGAGGTGGCCCTCGGGGAGGGCCGGGCCGGTGAGCTGGTGGAGCTGCCGGACAGCCGACCGGAGGCGGGTGGTCCGCCGGTGCGGGTGGACCCGGGCATGGTCTCGCCGGCCGCCGCGGAGCGCATGCGGCCGCTGCCCTCGATTCCGGACTGAGCTCCGGGCCGGCCGGCAGCTCAACCGCAAGCTGCGGGCATCTCGGAGTGGGTGGAAGCGTCACCCGGCGCATTCACCAAGCGATTCATTTCCCGGCCGCCGGGTATCCAGAACCCCTGCCCCGCGTCGACGGAGAGGTCGATCATCAACGGTTCGTGGCACGCCGAGCTGGGCCGACAGTTCACCGAGCTGGCCCGAGCGATGACCCCGCGGGGCTACCTCGATGCTGCGGGCCTGGTCGAGGTCGCCGCAACGCTGCTCGGGCGGAACGTCAGCGCCGGATTGACCCTGCTTCCCGCCCGCGGTGGTCCCCGCACGCTGGCCGCGACCGACGAGTTGCCGCGGGTCGTGGACGCCCTGCAGTACAGCCTGAGCGAGGGCCCCTGTCTGGAGGCCATCCGGAACGCCGACCTCGCACTCAGCGGCGATCTCGCGCACGATAACCGCTGGCCGACATTCGGGCCGCGGTGCGCCAATGAGCTGGGCGTGTTCAGCATGCTCGGCGTTCGGCTGCTGCTACAGGGTCCGGAGCGGGGCGCACTCAACTTTTATGCGCCACCGATAGGTGCATTCACCGAGACCGACGGCGACCGGGCCGCCGCACTGTCACCGTTTGTCTCGCTGGTGCTGCAGAACGAGCTGCACTCCCGCAGGATCGCCGACCTGGAGGCCGCCCTGGAGTCCAGCCGGCAAATCGGCATCGGGGTGGGCATCCTCATGGCCCGTCACCTGATCCCGGCGGAGGACGCGTTCGCCCGGCTGAGTCGCGCCAGCCAGGACCTTAACCGCAAGCTGCGCGACCTCGCCCAACAGGTCGAACTGACCGGTGAACTGCCGGGCTCCGGGGACCACGATCAGGCGGCGGCGTCGGCCTCCTAAGGCTGCGCTGTGCATGGCCGGTGCCCGCGCGGGCAGTTTCTGGGCATGCCCCGCACCGCCAATGCAACCGACGCGCCGGCCCGACCGGGCGCCGAGCAGTGGGTGCCGCAGCACGCCGATGTGGACGAATTGGCGGCCGCGGCCGGCGACTGTCGGGGCTGCGAGTTGTATGCAAACGCTTCGCAGGTGGTGTTCGGCGCGGGTGCCGACCACGCCCGCTGTGTGCTGGTCGGCGAGCAGCCCGGCGACGTCGAGGACCGCCGGGGTGAGCCGTTCGTCGGCCCTGCCGGTGGGCTGCTGCGCCGGGCCCTCGCCGAGGTTGGCCTGGACACCGACGAGCTGTACCTGACCAACGCCGTCAAGCACTTCCGGTTCACCGAGCGCGGCAAACGCAGGCTGCATCAATCGCCGGGGCCGGTTCATCTGACGGCCTGCCGGCCATGGCTGAGCGCCGAACTCGGCGAGGTGCAACCGGAGCTGATCGTCGCGCTGGGGGCCATCGCGGGGCGCGCCCTGCTCGGCACCAAGTTCCGGGTGACGAAGGAACGCGGCCGATTGCTTTCACCCAGTGAACGCGCCGAGTTCGGTCCGCCCTTTCCCGGCACCGAGAACGCGTTCTTGCTGGCCACCGTCCATCCCTCGGCCGTGCTGCGCGCCGAAGCGCGCGAGCAGGCCTATCTCGACTTCCGCGGCGACCTGCAGGTTGCCGCCACACATCTGCAGCATCGGCATTGATTGTCAGTCAGATGTCCTGCATCCGTCGGTACAGCAGGGCCAGTGCGGCGCCGGCCGCCCGGCTGCACACCTCGTCGGGCTCGCCGTCCAGGTGCAACTGAACCGCGTCGCTGACGCCGCCCACGGACACGCCGAGCCACACCGTGCCCGGCGGCTGCCCCTCCTGCGGATCGGGTCCGCCCACGCCGGTGGTGGCCACCGCGATGTCCGCCCCCAGCAGCCGCGCCACCCCCT
Proteins encoded in this window:
- a CDS encoding acyl-CoA dehydrogenase family protein, which gives rise to MAIDFTLTPEQQALQGDARGFAAAVLSEVRALIDPLPRPEDRFFATQPIYAQMAKGGFVHALFPQAYGGGGLSALDFAIAAEELTRVDINVPTTLLATGLGMEPILGFGTEEQKRQFVSEILAEPENRLASFAFTEVAGGANFDCPDPAAGVQTSARLDGDEWVINGQKHFTTNGSGWDGNGAHLFTVVCRTDLTKPPAQSLAVIVVPGATPGVEVVGYLDTAGHRAVASPRVHFHDVRVPAGNILGKPGDGEAICRRSFSWTAAMIGSACVGVMRAAFDEAFEFAKTDKRSGNVPVIEHQNAGYMLADLKMRIEAARYLTWKACHQLDLTERRSDELAIMTKVYCSELAVQVVYDAMRLVGVNSYSDLSPLSGLMQDALCFPLYDGGNMGVRRRQLHTMFKSPGYDPMASAEAR
- a CDS encoding gluconokinase; this translates as MTAREGPKPVLVLMGVSGAGKSSVAALLAGRLGWPFAEGDDMHPQANIDKMAAGHSLDDDDRWPWLERVATWIQDRVADGAGGIVTCSALKRRYRDVLRGPGVLFVYLTSSKEQIAERLLARHGHFMPAALLDSQFADLEPPGPNEHVLTVEVTGSAQETAAKVLAGLDEGPRT
- a CDS encoding gluconate:H+ symporter, which codes for MIITAAALPAAVPTGAPWNSHDTRLVAVTLGGIALIVAFIVVLKLHPFLALLVGSMAVAFAAGVPTDKVISNFESGVGSTLQEVGLLIALGAALGRLLADSGGSDQVIETLLSRTRHALLPWAMMLVAVIIGLPMFFEIGLVLLLPVIVLIAHRSDYPLMRIAIPALAGLSALHGLIPPHPGPLIAISSVHAQLGTTLALGILVAIPTVALCGPLLGWVLARWVPVTAANAPSAPRDNGPVPDRRPSFAVAVGTIVFPVVLMLGKAGADITWDTGHPPQARRILDFIGEPLVALTLGVLLAMITFGHAVGFTGSEISSKLTAAVGPVAAVILIVGAGGGFKQTLIGAGVGNSVAKFANGAHLSVLVLGYLIAVLIRLATGSATVATVTSAGVVAPLAGDLTSTHAALLALAIGAGSVFLSHVNDAGFWLVKELFGLTVGQTFKTWSVMETALSLVAFGLVMALSVVI
- a CDS encoding GAF and ANTAR domain-containing protein, with protein sequence MEASPGAFTKRFISRPPGIQNPCPASTERSIINGSWHAELGRQFTELARAMTPRGYLDAAGLVEVAATLLGRNVSAGLTLLPARGGPRTLAATDELPRVVDALQYSLSEGPCLEAIRNADLALSGDLAHDNRWPTFGPRCANELGVFSMLGVRLLLQGPERGALNFYAPPIGAFTETDGDRAAALSPFVSLVLQNELHSRRIADLEAALESSRQIGIGVGILMARHLIPAEDAFARLSRASQDLNRKLRDLAQQVELTGELPGSGDHDQAAASAS
- a CDS encoding PASTA domain-containing protein, which gives rise to MGGRRGPWENARQAWERLHGWVSAAHADGGVPALEALDDIGEVRRVLDQAELEAVRTARRHGRSWAEIATRLGVTRQSAWERWRDLDEPAAAASVVEALPLTVVVDEVLGRAAGEARRRATVRVPNVVGLQYDDARDVLRDMALVAIVPDPDAPPIFGGTVTDQSPEAGAKVPAGSAVTLWVERGGGSGVREPRRPGPDPRRAVEHAPEPVPGDRAVG
- a CDS encoding UdgX family uracil-DNA binding protein (This protein belongs to the uracil DNA glycosylase superfamily, members of which act in excision repair of DNA. However, it belongs more specifically to UdgX branch, whose founding member was found to bind uracil in DNA (where it does not belong), without cleaving it, appears to promote DNA repair by a pathway involving RecA, rather than base excision.) codes for the protein MPRTANATDAPARPGAEQWVPQHADVDELAAAAGDCRGCELYANASQVVFGAGADHARCVLVGEQPGDVEDRRGEPFVGPAGGLLRRALAEVGLDTDELYLTNAVKHFRFTERGKRRLHQSPGPVHLTACRPWLSAELGEVQPELIVALGAIAGRALLGTKFRVTKERGRLLSPSERAEFGPPFPGTENAFLLATVHPSAVLRAEAREQAYLDFRGDLQVAATHLQHRH
- a CDS encoding SigB/SigF/SigG family RNA polymerase sigma factor, translating into MSVVTPPQSEAVEDLDLFRDFAHATGVQRERLQEAIVARYTGLVKWIAGRYVNPAVDREELEQVGFLGLVLAIQRFDPERGSDFVSFARPTVQGEIRRYFRDKRRWIRLPRRVQTTKAVLAGATEKLTHQLGRAPTVAELAAELAVDEEIVLEAMTVDDHFTLYSLDTPTGADDHDAWTLADTIGSPDPTIDLFLDCRSVAPALAQLSERDRTLIELRFFHEMTQAEIGQQLGYSQMHVSRMLARVLGQLRESMQDS
- the paaZ gene encoding phenylacetic acid degradation bifunctional protein PaaZ, whose translation is MSDLLESYANGAWFRASDAGDPLLDAATGAEVARISATGLDLAAMAAHARNVGGPAIRALTFPQRAALLKQLAAFLSGDSDSLYALSARTGATKRDSMVDIDGGFGTTFVYASKGAKELPDDTILVDGADEPLGKNGVFAGRHIWSSRPGVAVQINAFNFPVWGMLEKMAPAFLAGLPSIVKPASQTAYLTEAVVRRIVSSEILPEGSLQLLCGSASGLLDVLGEQDSVAFTGSAHTAGVLRSHPAVLNRGVALQVEADSLNCSILGPDVTVDQAEFDLFVKGVVTEMTVKAGQKCTAIRRVLVPEAMADPVIEAISAKLAGITVGNPANSSVRMGALASLGQRAEVRKAVEALRSSAEIVFGSPDRVDVVDADAERGAFLSPVLLRARASAVEPHDVEPFGPVSTVLSYSSVDEAVALAARGKGSLVGSLVTADSAVAREVVRGVAPWHGRVLVLDAVAAPDNTGHGTPMPTLVHGGPGRAGGGEELGGIRGVLHYMQRTAVQGSPAMLDAITG